The following proteins come from a genomic window of Anaerobutyricum hallii:
- a CDS encoding ribose-phosphate pyrophosphokinase encodes MRPDDSKFATVPVGKLGIIVHPSCAELGKRIDQYIVNWRKEREHEHKENVVFKDYEQDTYIIDATCSRFGTGEAKALISDSVRGVDLYILADVLNYSLKYKVCGHENHMSPDDIYADVKRIIGAASGKPKSITVIMPFLYESRQHKRSSRESLDCAYALQELTAIGVDNVLTFDAHDPRVQNAIPLKGFDNIMPTYQFIKALLRSTSDLEIDNEHLMVISPDEGAMNRTMYFSSVLGVDIGMFYKRRDYSVVVDGRNPIVAHEFLGSSVEGKDVMIIDDMISSGESMLDVARELKRRKARRVFCISTFGMFTNGLESFDKAYEEGLIYKVITTNCTYQRPDLFERPWYVSCDVAKYIALLIDSINHEASISAILNPHDRITKRLEEYKQFHTIKEEK; translated from the coding sequence ATGAGACCAGATGATAGCAAATTTGCAACCGTTCCTGTAGGTAAGCTTGGAATTATTGTTCACCCTAGCTGTGCAGAGCTTGGAAAGAGAATCGACCAGTATATTGTAAACTGGCGTAAAGAGCGTGAACATGAACACAAAGAGAATGTTGTATTTAAAGATTACGAGCAGGATACTTATATTATCGATGCAACCTGTTCCCGTTTCGGAACCGGTGAAGCAAAGGCACTCATCTCCGATTCTGTTCGTGGCGTAGATCTTTATATCCTTGCAGATGTTCTTAATTATAGTTTAAAATATAAAGTATGTGGTCATGAAAACCATATGTCTCCTGATGATATTTACGCAGATGTTAAGCGTATCATCGGCGCTGCTTCCGGTAAGCCAAAGAGCATTACTGTTATCATGCCGTTCCTTTATGAGAGCCGTCAGCATAAGAGAAGCTCCAGAGAGTCTTTAGACTGTGCTTACGCATTGCAGGAACTTACAGCAATCGGTGTTGATAACGTTCTTACATTTGATGCACATGATCCTCGTGTACAGAACGCAATCCCACTGAAAGGTTTTGACAATATCATGCCTACTTATCAGTTCATCAAGGCTTTACTTCGCTCTACAAGCGATCTTGAGATTGATAACGAACATTTAATGGTAATCAGCCCGGATGAAGGTGCTATGAACCGTACAATGTACTTCTCCAGCGTTCTTGGTGTAGATATCGGAATGTTCTATAAGAGAAGAGATTATTCTGTTGTCGTTGACGGACGTAACCCGATCGTTGCTCACGAGTTCTTAGGTTCTTCTGTTGAAGGTAAGGACGTAATGATCATCGATGATATGATTTCTTCCGGTGAAAGTATGTTAGACGTTGCAAGAGAGTTAAAGAGAAGAAAGGCACGTCGTGTATTCTGCATCTCTACTTTTGGTATGTTCACTAACGGACTGGAATCTTTCGATAAAGCTTACGAAGAAGGGCTTATTTATAAGGTAATCACTACAAACTGTACTTACCAGCGCCCAGACCTCTTTGAGCGTCCATGGTATGTAAGTTGTGATGTTGCCAAGTACATTGCTCTCTTAATTGATTCTATCAACCATGAGGCTTCTATCAGTGCAATCTTAAATCCTCATGACAGAATTACAAAGAGATTAGAGGAGTACAAACAGTTCCATACAATTAAAGAAGAAAAATAG
- a CDS encoding transglycosylase domain-containing protein — translation MSKKHNGLLWRVLKIWGTCLVIAFCVLGAIAIKRVGVPVVTMYKEASRDVSKSSKDTFKAEQTSIVYDADGNEIKKLKQEKDVSYLDYEDIPDAAKLAIISIEDKNFTTHHGIDIEGVARAGLSLVLNRGNITMGGSTITQQLARNIFLGYEKTYSRKIKEMFIAVALEQKYTKQEILEFYLNNVYFANGYYGIESASEAYFNKKAKDLSISQIAFLCSIPNSPGRYDPYKHKDSTIKRRDRILKNMYEDGYISQSQYEKSVDENITIMPKKETTTNDYAETYILKCATEALMKEQGFEFKTTFSSTSEKESYNDEYDELYNTCKKSLYSAGYRIYTSIDMEKQKQLQDSVSSQLSMFTEKTDDGVYKVQGAAVSIDNSTGKVAAIVGGREEDQEGYGLNRAYQSFRQPGSAIKPLLVYTPALEKGYTPNSTLDDSRMTGSDAVSNAGYSYSGSISLRRAVEKSSNVATYRLYEELGSRTCMKYLEALNFKGLDKKDYKYNTTCLGGFTNGTTVVEMAAGYATIANDGEYRTPDCIIKITDAKGNDIVPEDTSTKSVYSSSASRMMTSVLQSCVTEYEGTAHVCQLDVDMPAACKTGTTNNYVDGWLCGYTPYYTTAVWVGMDVYKSVDNLKGNTYPASIWTNYMNKIHQGLPRKEFESYLGDTESTTEATTESTEDDTESTTETTTEAIEGDDTTSNTTESDDSGSNSNDYYDQDDYNNDDSYNDNNHNNSYNNGNNDSNDNGYSGDGGVDSGNDSDSGGNNDGEDGE, via the coding sequence ATGAGTAAGAAACATAACGGATTATTATGGCGGGTGCTTAAAATATGGGGTACCTGTCTGGTAATTGCTTTTTGTGTACTTGGTGCAATCGCAATAAAAAGAGTAGGTGTGCCAGTCGTCACGATGTATAAAGAGGCGAGCAGGGATGTATCAAAAAGCAGTAAGGACACATTTAAGGCAGAACAGACATCAATCGTATATGATGCAGATGGGAATGAGATAAAGAAGTTAAAACAGGAAAAGGATGTCTCTTATCTTGATTATGAAGATATTCCTGATGCAGCAAAGCTTGCGATTATTTCGATCGAAGACAAGAATTTTACGACACACCATGGAATTGATATCGAAGGTGTGGCTCGTGCCGGACTTTCTCTTGTCCTAAATCGGGGAAATATTACGATGGGTGGAAGTACGATCACACAGCAGCTTGCAAGAAATATCTTTCTTGGATATGAAAAGACGTACAGCCGTAAAATAAAAGAAATGTTTATTGCCGTAGCGTTAGAGCAGAAGTATACTAAGCAGGAGATTCTTGAATTTTACCTGAATAATGTATACTTTGCAAACGGTTATTACGGAATAGAATCCGCTTCTGAAGCATATTTTAACAAGAAAGCAAAGGATTTATCTATTTCACAGATTGCATTTTTATGCTCCATCCCGAACAGCCCGGGGCGCTACGATCCGTATAAACATAAAGATTCCACAATAAAGCGTCGTGACCGTATTTTAAAAAATATGTATGAGGATGGTTATATCAGCCAGAGCCAGTATGAGAAGTCTGTTGATGAAAATATAACAATCATGCCAAAGAAAGAAACAACGACGAATGACTATGCGGAGACGTATATTTTAAAATGTGCAACAGAAGCACTGATGAAAGAACAGGGCTTTGAATTTAAAACAACATTTTCCAGTACTTCAGAAAAAGAAAGCTATAACGATGAATATGATGAACTGTATAATACATGCAAAAAAAGTTTATATTCCGCAGGTTATCGTATTTATACATCCATTGATATGGAGAAACAGAAACAGCTTCAGGATTCTGTATCCTCTCAGCTTTCCATGTTTACAGAAAAAACAGATGATGGTGTTTACAAAGTACAGGGTGCAGCCGTCTCTATTGATAACTCCACCGGAAAGGTAGCAGCAATCGTAGGAGGTCGTGAAGAAGATCAGGAAGGATATGGATTAAACAGAGCATATCAGAGTTTCCGTCAGCCGGGAAGTGCGATAAAGCCGCTTCTTGTATACACACCGGCACTGGAAAAAGGCTACACACCAAACAGTACATTAGATGACAGCCGAATGACTGGAAGCGATGCAGTATCCAATGCAGGATATTCCTATTCCGGCTCTATTTCCTTAAGAAGAGCGGTGGAGAAGTCCAGTAATGTAGCGACCTATCGTCTGTATGAGGAACTTGGATCACGTACTTGTATGAAGTACTTAGAAGCATTGAACTTTAAAGGTCTTGACAAGAAAGATTACAAATATAATACAACCTGCCTTGGCGGATTTACAAATGGAACAACCGTTGTAGAAATGGCAGCAGGTTACGCTACGATTGCGAATGATGGAGAGTACCGTACACCAGACTGCATCATAAAAATAACCGATGCAAAAGGAAATGATATTGTACCGGAAGATACATCCACCAAATCCGTATATTCCAGCAGCGCCTCCAGAATGATGACAAGCGTTCTGCAAAGTTGTGTAACAGAATACGAAGGAACAGCCCATGTCTGTCAGTTAGATGTAGATATGCCGGCAGCCTGCAAGACAGGAACAACCAATAATTATGTAGATGGATGGCTCTGTGGCTATACGCCATACTATACAACAGCAGTGTGGGTAGGAATGGATGTCTATAAATCTGTAGACAATTTAAAAGGAAATACTTACCCGGCAAGCATTTGGACGAACTACATGAATAAGATTCACCAGGGATTACCTCGCAAAGAATTTGAATCCTATTTAGGAGATACCGAAAGCACAACAGAAGCGACTACGGAATCTACCGAAGACGACACCGAAAGCACAACAGAAACAACTACGGAAGCTATCGAAGGTGATGATACAACATCTAACACAACAGAATCCGATGATTCCGGCAGCAACTCCAACGATTATTATGATCAAGATGATTATAATAACGATGATAGCTATAATGATAATAACCATAATAATAGCTATAATAATGGAAATAACGACAGCAATGATAACGGCTATAGCGGAGACGGTGGTGTTGATAGCGGAAACGATAGCGATAGCGGAGGAAATAACGATGGAGAAGATGGCGAATAA
- a CDS encoding TraX family protein has translation MLIDHIAVVFQASLSESIYFILRAAGRLSFPLFCFLLVEGFFHTRNKKRYQQRLFIFAVLSELPYDLAFRYLPVDRPDFLAQLQHPLSVFSAAFQQQNVLFTLFLGFTAMLLMERKQPYGQYSIYKNIDTLILFCCLSEIFQTDCGAAGILCIFLFYSSYKERENNTGLTIKESLIDIAPTVLLTYIPPFPVQISALADSLLLRLYSGEKGKNHKYFFYLFYPLHLVVLYLVK, from the coding sequence ATGCTTATTGACCATATCGCTGTTGTTTTTCAAGCTTCCCTGTCTGAAAGTATCTACTTTATTTTACGGGCAGCCGGCAGACTTTCCTTTCCACTCTTTTGTTTTCTGCTTGTTGAAGGCTTCTTTCACACAAGGAATAAAAAAAGATATCAGCAGCGATTGTTTATTTTTGCTGTTTTATCTGAACTGCCTTATGATCTGGCATTCCGATATCTACCCGTTGACAGACCAGATTTTCTCGCACAGCTGCAGCATCCGCTTTCTGTTTTTTCAGCAGCCTTCCAACAGCAAAATGTACTATTTACTTTATTTTTAGGTTTTACTGCCATGCTCTTAATGGAAAGAAAACAGCCGTACGGCCAATATAGTATCTATAAAAATATCGACACCCTGATCCTTTTCTGCTGCCTTAGTGAAATTTTCCAGACAGACTGCGGAGCCGCCGGGATTCTGTGCATTTTTCTTTTTTACTCATCTTATAAGGAAAGAGAAAATAATACCGGACTTACAATAAAAGAAAGTCTTATAGACATCGCACCCACTGTGCTTCTAACTTATATCCCACCCTTTCCGGTACAGATATCTGCCCTCGCAGACAGCTTGCTTTTACGCTTATATAGCGGAGAAAAAGGGAAAAATCATAAATACTTCTTTTACCTCTTCTACCCCCTACATTTGGTGGTTTTGTATTTAGTCAAGTAG
- a CDS encoding class I SAM-dependent methyltransferase: MEFLLTKIKENLNEQMLLLTISNPRKAEEIKKYNIRPVLVKDKLMFQSAAYTKTQVFHKNLKKNELVEELERLLPSYKQVQLQAVSSELTALINKKGKAAIKVKKQNNVVKAQMQMDKSHLLHNRTKKYILPEGTVVPFLKDLGVMTAEGKIVRTKYDKYRQINRFLEFIEDILPHLSQNREITILDFGCGKSYLTFAMYYYLKKLKGYDIRIIGLDLKKDVIKNCSRLAVKYGYDKLNFYEGSIEEFEGVTQVDMVVTLHACDTATDYAMYKALRWGASVILSVPCCQHELNKQIAASEFEPRTDYGILKERFCALATDGIRAKILEEQGYDTQILEFIDMEHTPKNLLIRAIHRKKQSDKKKEKAAQQVDAFCKQFGFTPTLWKLLQEEGGADDE; the protein is encoded by the coding sequence ATGGAGTTTTTACTCACGAAGATCAAAGAGAATTTAAATGAACAGATGCTTCTTCTTACCATAAGTAATCCAAGAAAAGCAGAAGAGATAAAGAAGTATAATATCCGTCCGGTTTTAGTAAAGGACAAGCTTATGTTTCAGAGTGCGGCATACACAAAAACACAGGTTTTTCATAAGAATCTAAAGAAGAATGAATTAGTGGAAGAATTAGAACGTCTTCTTCCGTCATATAAACAGGTACAGCTTCAGGCGGTGTCTTCCGAACTTACTGCACTCATCAATAAAAAAGGGAAGGCAGCGATCAAAGTAAAGAAGCAGAATAATGTAGTGAAAGCGCAGATGCAAATGGATAAGAGTCATTTGCTGCATAACCGGACAAAGAAGTACATTTTACCGGAAGGGACGGTCGTACCATTTTTAAAAGATCTTGGTGTTATGACAGCAGAAGGAAAGATTGTCCGTACAAAGTATGATAAATATCGACAGATTAACCGCTTCCTTGAATTTATTGAAGATATTCTGCCGCATCTGTCGCAGAATCGTGAGATTACGATATTAGATTTTGGCTGTGGTAAGTCATACCTTACATTTGCCATGTACTATTATTTAAAAAAATTAAAAGGATATGATATCCGCATTATCGGGCTTGACCTTAAAAAAGATGTCATAAAGAACTGCAGCCGTCTGGCAGTGAAATATGGCTATGATAAATTGAATTTTTATGAAGGTTCCATAGAAGAATTTGAAGGAGTAACACAGGTAGATATGGTCGTAACTCTCCATGCCTGTGATACGGCAACAGACTATGCGATGTATAAAGCATTGCGATGGGGAGCATCTGTTATCTTATCTGTTCCATGCTGCCAGCATGAGTTAAATAAGCAGATTGCCGCCTCAGAATTTGAACCAAGAACAGACTATGGTATTTTAAAAGAGCGTTTCTGTGCACTGGCAACAGACGGTATTCGAGCTAAAATCTTAGAAGAACAGGGGTATGATACGCAGATTCTTGAATTTATTGATATGGAACACACGCCAAAGAATCTTTTGATTCGTGCGATACATCGCAAAAAACAATCGGATAAAAAGAAAGAAAAAGCAGCACAGCAGGTAGATGCCTTCTGTAAGCAGTTTGGATTTACCCCAACATTGTGGAAGCTTCTTCAGGAAGAAGGAGGTGCGGACGATGAGTAA
- a CDS encoding HAD family hydrolase, whose protein sequence is MLKLIIFDMDGLMFATEQVNCRAFMEVVKEEGYHPTFEQFTSFLGMNARDIQKKYYDYYGEDTDAEGIYKKVGSRAKQIIKEEGVPEKNGLRELLNAVKEKKLHTAVASGSDTSVIKEYLEKTGLTEYFDMVLSSKDVKRGKPYPDIFLEICQKFDVKPEETLVLEDSSNGVQAALAGNLPVINVPDLLPIPEEQQEKCVAVVSDLVQVIPLLDLKK, encoded by the coding sequence ATGTTAAAATTAATAATCTTTGATATGGATGGTTTAATGTTCGCAACAGAACAGGTAAATTGCAGAGCATTTATGGAAGTTGTAAAAGAAGAAGGATATCACCCGACATTTGAACAGTTTACAAGTTTTCTTGGAATGAATGCGAGAGATATTCAGAAGAAATATTATGATTATTACGGTGAAGATACAGATGCGGAAGGCATTTATAAAAAGGTCGGCAGCCGGGCAAAACAGATTATCAAAGAAGAAGGAGTTCCAGAAAAAAACGGATTGAGAGAGCTGCTGAACGCTGTTAAAGAAAAGAAGTTACATACAGCGGTAGCGAGTGGTTCGGATACGTCTGTAATTAAAGAATATTTAGAAAAGACTGGTTTGACAGAATACTTTGATATGGTTCTTTCTTCAAAAGATGTAAAAAGAGGGAAGCCATATCCGGATATTTTTTTAGAAATATGCCAAAAGTTTGATGTAAAACCAGAGGAAACATTAGTATTAGAAGATTCCTCTAATGGTGTACAGGCAGCCTTAGCGGGGAATCTTCCTGTTATAAACGTTCCGGATCTGCTTCCGATTCCGGAAGAACAACAGGAAAAATGCGTGGCAGTAGTGAGCGATTTAGTTCAGGTGATTCCGTTGCTTGATTTAAAAAAATAG
- a CDS encoding MSCRAMM family protein, whose amino-acid sequence MNAEASITNTRLTGFTVKKSVEYGQYTPDAETKANKEFKFKVTLTRKDQPYTGKFTLKYSDKEQGEEVTAQKGIVNITLKDTQSATFSNLPSGTKYTVEEVADANYDASVKVNNTAQNVDSNNNADNNKNVAATAEGTINKTGDTVEFTNTRKLGAFSFTKTVKGNTADKEQAYGFYVEVDGKPFNGNAVITQKDTEKPDDADTQDKTEEDKSENTAGTTAKITNGKLSLKDGQTATIEKIPSGVSYRIKETTGDRYVTLINNKVTAETTGTVEKGKTSETQFVNQVIHLNVTKTDLTGQKEVAGATMTLYKAEDVNGDGTVKDGAKTLDSWISGEDSFYDFGPVIRAGESYVLIETAAPNGYAYAENITFTVNEDGTIKTDAEKITDKETGEDIYLVKDDVTRVSVKKMDITGQKEVAGARLLLKDKEGNVIESWMSTTEARVFEQKLIAGETYTLTEVTAPSGYEVAADITFTVNKDGTVSVDGKAVDGNEIVMKDETTPVGEEGKLVVSKLVTFQGRNQAVNRTFYVALFSDADCTKKVSNVKELKCEGAWSAYTVFEHLKDGTYYVAETDEEGNKLESSEACKIAGNGTKCAITPTQKTAYAVIENQLLIPGDDFLNTLHDLTVTKNVTLDGNPISDKYNGTFYVSLFTDPYYTNRIDDVKALQIQNGKSTSVSFIDLADGTYYVAETDKDGNPVENTDFGFDVTYDGDIAVSFTEENTDSTLGITNDMNERNPEYDKYLKEKDDNNGDNDKNKNNTSNHSSNKTTKKGKNSKTGDYSHILFYAALAAAALVVGSAEMYRRMHRAARRKNKHNR is encoded by the coding sequence GTGAATGCAGAAGCTTCTATTACGAATACAAGACTAACTGGATTCACTGTTAAAAAGTCAGTAGAGTACGGACAGTATACACCGGATGCAGAAACAAAGGCTAATAAGGAGTTTAAATTTAAAGTAACTTTAACAAGAAAAGACCAGCCATATACAGGCAAGTTTACGCTGAAATACAGTGATAAAGAACAGGGCGAAGAAGTGACAGCACAGAAGGGTATCGTTAATATTACATTAAAAGATACGCAGAGTGCGACATTCAGTAATCTTCCTTCTGGTACAAAGTACACAGTAGAGGAAGTAGCAGATGCCAATTATGATGCTTCTGTAAAGGTAAATAATACAGCTCAGAATGTGGACAGTAACAACAATGCGGATAACAATAAAAATGTTGCTGCCACAGCAGAAGGAACCATTAATAAAACAGGGGATACCGTAGAATTTACCAACACAAGAAAGCTCGGTGCTTTCTCTTTTACAAAGACAGTAAAAGGGAATACGGCGGACAAAGAGCAGGCCTATGGCTTCTATGTTGAAGTAGATGGCAAACCATTCAACGGCAATGCAGTAATCACACAAAAGGACACAGAAAAGCCAGACGATGCAGACACTCAGGATAAGACCGAAGAAGACAAGAGTGAGAATACTGCAGGAACAACTGCGAAGATTACTAACGGCAAGCTCAGCTTAAAAGACGGGCAGACCGCAACAATCGAAAAGATCCCATCCGGCGTATCCTACAGAATTAAAGAAACAACCGGTGACCGTTACGTAACCCTTATCAATAATAAGGTTACCGCAGAAACAACTGGCACAGTAGAAAAAGGAAAAACAAGCGAAACACAGTTTGTCAATCAGGTAATCCATCTTAACGTTACAAAGACAGACTTAACCGGACAGAAAGAAGTTGCCGGTGCAACAATGACGCTTTATAAAGCAGAAGATGTCAACGGAGACGGCACAGTAAAAGACGGTGCCAAAACGCTTGACAGCTGGATATCCGGCGAAGACAGTTTCTATGATTTTGGTCCGGTTATAAGAGCCGGAGAGTCCTACGTACTTATCGAAACTGCAGCACCAAATGGATATGCTTACGCAGAAAATATTACATTTACTGTGAATGAAGATGGAACGATTAAGACAGATGCAGAGAAGATAACGGATAAAGAAACAGGCGAAGACATTTACCTTGTAAAAGATGATGTGACAAGAGTATCTGTCAAAAAAATGGATATTACAGGACAGAAAGAAGTTGCCGGTGCCAGACTTCTTTTAAAAGATAAAGAAGGTAATGTAATCGAAAGCTGGATGTCCACAACAGAAGCTCGCGTATTTGAACAGAAACTGATTGCTGGTGAAACGTATACTCTTACAGAAGTTACTGCACCAAGTGGTTATGAAGTTGCAGCAGATATTACATTTACAGTAAATAAAGATGGAACGGTTTCTGTTGACGGCAAAGCAGTGGATGGTAACGAAATTGTCATGAAAGATGAGACAACACCGGTTGGTGAAGAAGGGAAACTGGTCGTAAGTAAGCTTGTTACATTCCAGGGCAGGAATCAGGCAGTAAACAGAACGTTCTACGTTGCGTTATTCAGTGATGCTGATTGTACAAAGAAAGTTTCTAATGTAAAAGAACTGAAATGTGAAGGCGCATGGTCGGCATATACCGTATTTGAACATCTGAAAGATGGAACTTACTATGTTGCCGAAACAGATGAGGAAGGTAATAAGTTAGAATCTTCTGAGGCTTGTAAGATTGCAGGTAATGGAACAAAATGTGCGATTACTCCAACGCAGAAAACAGCATATGCGGTTATTGAAAATCAGCTTCTCATACCGGGAGATGACTTCTTAAATACCTTACATGACCTTACTGTAACGAAAAATGTTACATTAGACGGCAATCCAATTTCTGATAAATACAATGGAACATTCTATGTAAGTCTTTTTACAGACCCTTACTACACAAATCGTATCGATGATGTGAAGGCATTACAGATTCAAAATGGTAAGAGTACATCTGTAAGCTTTATAGACTTGGCAGATGGAACCTACTATGTGGCAGAAACAGATAAAGACGGTAATCCAGTAGAAAATACAGACTTTGGATTTGATGTAACCTATGATGGGGACATTGCTGTTTCCTTTACAGAGGAGAATACGGACAGTACATTAGGAATCACAAATGATATGAATGAGAGAAATCCGGAATATGATAAATATTTAAAGGAAAAAGATGATAATAATGGAGATAATGATAAAAATAAAAATAATACCAGCAATCATTCTTCTAATAAAACAACTAAAAAAGGTAAGAACTCAAAGACCGGAGATTACTCACATATCCTGTTCTATGCAGCATTAGCAGCCGCAGCCCTTGTAGTGGGAAGCGCAGAAATGTACCGCAGAATGCACAGGGCAGCAAGAAGAAAGAATAAACACAACAGATAG